Part of the Methylovirgula sp. 4M-Z18 genome is shown below.
GCTCCGCGTCGGGCGGCGGCGGGGGTGCGAGCGGCCCCTTGCGGCCGCAGCCGGACAGACCGACGAGCGCAACGAGCGCCAGAATGGGAAGAACGCGAAAGGGACGGTTCACAAGCAAACTCCAAGAAATTTCGCGTCCCTATATAGCCGATGGGCGGAAAAAAGCGAGGCGGGTATTGGGAAGCTCGCGCTCCTTTCAAGCTGTTCGAATCCCCCGATCAATGCTATTCGGCTGGCCATGCTTCGTCCCGCCCGCCTTTTCCCATGAATTTCTCGTTTTCCGCCGCGTCCACCGGCTTTCTGCTCGGGGCGAGCTTCATTGTCGCTATCGGCGCGCAAAATGCCTTCGTGCTGCGCCAAGGATTGCTGCGCCAGCATGTGTTTCCGGTCGCGCTGCTTTGCTCGCTCTCGGATGCCGTGCTGATCGCCGCCGGCGTCGGCGGCCTTGGCACTTTGGTCGAGAAAAATCCGGACGTGCTGTTCTATGTCACGCTGTTCGGCATCGCCTTTCTCGCCTTCTACGGGTTCAAGGCGCTGCAGCGCGCCCGGCACACCGAATCGCTGCGGGCGGCGGGCGGTGAGTCCGGCCCGCTCGGCGCCACCATCCTGATGACGCTGCTGCTGACCTTCGCCAATCCGCATGTCTATCTCGACACGGTCGTGCTGCTCGGGTCGATTTCGGCGCGCTTCCCGATTCATGAGCACGTCGCTTTCGCGCTTGGCGCGATGAGTGCGTCATTCCTGTGGTTCTTCGGCCTGGCCTATGGAGCGCGGCTGCTGACGCCTTTGTTTCAATCGCCGCTTGCCTGGCGCATATTAGATCTCATCATTG
Proteins encoded:
- the lptM gene encoding LPS translocon maturation chaperone LptM encodes the protein MNRPFRVLPILALVALVGLSGCGRKGPLAPPPPPDAEQKVDANGKPVKQKQSRKKVPIVPPKIDTPADWLL
- a CDS encoding LysE/ArgO family amino acid transporter is translated as MNFSFSAASTGFLLGASFIVAIGAQNAFVLRQGLLRQHVFPVALLCSLSDAVLIAAGVGGLGTLVEKNPDVLFYVTLFGIAFLAFYGFKALQRARHTESLRAAGGESGPLGATILMTLLLTFANPHVYLDTVVLLGSISARFPIHEHVAFALGAMSASFLWFFGLAYGARLLTPLFQSPLAWRILDLIIALVMFSIALGLALHLRG